From the genome of Geobacter sp. SVR, one region includes:
- a CDS encoding response regulator: MGKKLLVVDDNDLNRYLLREVLHYHGYEVIEAANGAEGVAQARNHHPDLIFLDIQMPVMNGFTAIATLRGEPDIAGVKIIAITSLAMNCDQSTIMEAGFDGYISKPFDIRELPEWVRIWLGTS, translated from the coding sequence GTGGGAAAAAAACTGCTTGTGGTGGACGATAACGATCTGAACCGTTACCTGCTGCGGGAGGTGCTGCACTATCACGGCTACGAGGTGATCGAGGCGGCCAACGGCGCGGAAGGGGTGGCACAGGCGCGGAACCACCATCCGGACCTGATTTTCCTGGACATCCAGATGCCGGTGATGAACGGCTTCACCGCCATAGCCACACTGCGGGGAGAGCCGGACATAGCGGGTGTCAAGATCATCGCCATTACCTCACTGGCCATGAACTGCGACCAGAGCACCATCATGGAGGCCGGGTTCGATGGCTATATCTCCAAGCCGTTCGATATTCGCGAGCTGCCTGAATGGGTGCGCATATGGCTCGGCACGTCCTAG
- a CDS encoding TonB-dependent siderophore receptor, translating to MNLLCRSYIAALLLATSTFLIPGRAMGDDEETLELFNGWQGQSVSTGRAAKPLSRTPENVTVVTAADIEALNAHTLADVLVTIPGLQLDLRGGVGSVAYTFIQASQFNHVLVLMDGVPLNNLSDNFPDVGLVPVQQIERIEVVKGAASTAWGQALGGVINVITKNPEQGRPVGGTALVSVGGHGTADTRGELSGTPGRLGYYLSGGFLGSNGLFPNNALSSSNGYAKLILDLPNRSSLTSSFSYIQANRGEFASPAFNLKGNDSVRFFYATLGYHRQLSEDLELELNTRYTGREINVLVDRLSDATTVKDVKNHEDVTGASAKLVWRTEHNLLVVGGDYEHAALTCNSTLLPVDFPDRPVNRWGTYLNYTLSFGPLSLSAGERFDRTQSNDDQFSPSLGFTWQLGETTLLRGYTARGYSLRSLQLDRGSEKVWTSQIGIESSAIGLLWLKGTLFRNEIWNIAVSDSQSGAWSSERRIALGTELEMRTAPVLHTSLGAGYTFVDTTRTSDGSQVKDVPRHTVQLALRYDDQRLRAMLTGRHVWWNADPSNNGRYGGMVWDLHLGAMLFKREDTSLELFFSGRNLFNNDQYLINIYPAPGRWFEGGMRIGF from the coding sequence ATGAACCTCTTGTGCCGATCATATATCGCTGCGCTGCTGCTGGCAACCAGCACATTTTTGATCCCCGGCCGGGCTATGGGGGATGACGAGGAAACCCTCGAGCTGTTCAACGGCTGGCAGGGGCAGTCGGTCTCAACCGGCAGGGCCGCCAAGCCGCTCTCGCGTACCCCCGAGAATGTCACCGTGGTGACCGCCGCCGATATCGAGGCGCTCAACGCCCATACCCTGGCCGATGTGTTGGTCACCATTCCGGGTCTGCAGCTCGACTTGAGGGGCGGGGTGGGAAGCGTAGCGTATACCTTCATCCAGGCTTCCCAGTTCAACCATGTGCTGGTACTGATGGACGGGGTACCGCTCAACAACCTATCCGACAATTTCCCCGACGTAGGATTGGTGCCGGTCCAGCAAATCGAACGGATCGAAGTTGTCAAGGGGGCGGCCTCGACTGCCTGGGGCCAGGCCTTGGGGGGAGTGATCAATGTCATTACTAAAAATCCTGAACAAGGACGTCCCGTCGGCGGTACTGCTTTGGTTTCAGTCGGAGGACACGGTACCGCCGATACCCGCGGTGAGCTTTCCGGCACTCCCGGCAGACTCGGCTATTATCTCTCAGGCGGCTTCCTCGGCTCCAATGGCCTCTTCCCCAACAATGCCCTGTCATCGAGCAATGGCTATGCCAAGCTGATCCTGGACCTGCCAAACCGTAGCAGCCTGACCAGCAGTTTTTCCTATATCCAGGCCAATCGCGGGGAATTCGCCTCACCGGCTTTTAATCTGAAGGGTAACGATAGCGTCCGCTTTTTCTATGCCACTCTTGGCTATCATCGGCAGTTGTCGGAAGACCTGGAACTGGAACTAAATACCCGCTACACCGGACGCGAAATAAATGTTTTGGTAGACCGACTGAGCGATGCAACCACCGTGAAGGACGTTAAGAACCATGAGGACGTCACCGGTGCCAGCGCCAAGCTGGTCTGGCGGACGGAACACAACTTGCTGGTTGTTGGAGGCGATTATGAGCATGCTGCTCTCACCTGCAACTCGACACTGCTGCCGGTGGATTTCCCGGATCGTCCCGTGAACCGCTGGGGGACCTATCTCAACTATACCCTCAGTTTTGGGCCGCTCTCGCTTTCGGCCGGAGAACGATTTGACCGTACCCAAAGTAACGATGACCAGTTCAGCCCTTCCCTGGGGTTTACCTGGCAGTTGGGGGAAACCACCCTGCTGCGGGGCTATACCGCCCGCGGTTATAGCCTGCGATCACTGCAACTGGACCGTGGGTCCGAGAAGGTTTGGACCTCCCAGATCGGCATCGAGAGCAGCGCTATCGGTCTGCTCTGGCTGAAAGGGACCTTGTTCCGCAACGAAATCTGGAATATTGCCGTCAGCGACTCCCAAAGCGGAGCATGGTCCAGCGAGCGGCGCATTGCCCTGGGTACCGAGCTGGAGATGCGTACCGCACCGGTCCTGCACACCTCCCTGGGTGCCGGCTATACCTTTGTCGATACCACCCGAACCAGTGATGGTTCCCAGGTCAAGGATGTGCCGCGCCACACCGTGCAACTGGCCCTGCGCTATGACGACCAGCGCCTGCGCGCGATGCTGACCGGCCGCCATGTCTGGTGGAATGCTGATCCCAGCAACAATGGCCGCTACGGCGGAATGGTGTGGGACCTGCACCTGGGAGCCATGCTGTTCAAACGCGAGGACACCTCGCTGGAGCTGTTCTTCTCCGGCCGCAACCTCTTCAACAACGACCAGTACCTGATTAATATCTACCCTGCCCCGGGGCGCTGGTTCGAGGGCGGTATGAGGATAGGCTTCTGA
- a CDS encoding response regulator, with protein MNSRIPRILCVDDESLNLGLLEAILVPRGYDVICVDNGADALETIRRERIDVLLLDMMMPGMNGFEVCSRIKADEYLRNIPVVMITAYAAKENRIKGIEAGAEDFISKPFDTAEVLARIGMLIRVKTLNDRLTSAYNNIASLTRVAEEIIPTFDPFHFNFMDNITGIIRRVIARSPDMPDNPQMVLLGIKGEEGTSRWYRYSCTGEDLSITLLAADFDRFLQAPGATPLICCHNRSDPPGHELAGFAASLADLFLEPENIVICRCDTISLCAVNYGREVTMYDAEVLNSVVAQSLFLKSLSHQVKETEEAFVYTVHALARAAEANDEDTGNHIVRVGEYGALLARQLGMSDDKVEMIRLHSRMHDVGKLRIPAALLLKPGKFSAAEYEIMKQHTVEGARILGEHVRLSLAAEIALTHHERWDGSGYPRGLKGEEIPWGGRITTLADQYDALRNARVYKPAIDHDTTCRIILGGDGRTLPQHFDPSVLNAFRALAGKFEEVYEHLHTP; from the coding sequence ATGAACAGCCGAATCCCCAGAATTCTCTGCGTTGACGACGAATCCCTCAACCTTGGCCTGTTGGAAGCCATACTCGTGCCGCGCGGCTACGACGTGATCTGTGTCGACAACGGTGCCGATGCCCTGGAAACGATCCGCAGGGAGCGGATCGACGTCCTGCTGCTGGATATGATGATGCCGGGTATGAACGGCTTCGAAGTCTGCAGCCGGATCAAGGCTGATGAATACCTTCGCAACATCCCGGTGGTCATGATCACGGCCTATGCCGCCAAAGAGAACCGCATCAAGGGGATCGAGGCCGGAGCCGAGGATTTCATCTCCAAACCCTTTGACACCGCCGAGGTGCTGGCGCGCATCGGCATGCTTATCCGGGTGAAAACCCTCAACGACCGGCTCACTTCCGCCTACAACAACATCGCAAGCCTGACACGGGTGGCGGAGGAGATCATCCCCACCTTCGATCCGTTCCACTTCAATTTCATGGACAACATTACCGGAATCATCCGGCGGGTAATCGCCAGATCACCCGACATGCCCGACAACCCGCAGATGGTGCTGCTGGGAATCAAGGGGGAGGAGGGCACCAGCCGCTGGTATCGCTACAGCTGCACCGGCGAAGATCTTTCCATTACCCTCCTGGCGGCCGACTTCGACCGTTTTCTGCAAGCACCGGGCGCGACGCCGCTGATCTGCTGCCACAACAGGTCCGATCCGCCGGGCCATGAACTGGCGGGATTTGCCGCATCCCTGGCCGATCTCTTCCTTGAGCCGGAGAATATCGTCATCTGCCGGTGCGACACCATCTCGCTCTGCGCGGTCAACTATGGCCGCGAGGTGACCATGTACGATGCCGAGGTGCTCAACAGCGTGGTCGCCCAGAGCCTCTTTCTCAAATCACTCTCCCATCAGGTCAAGGAAACCGAAGAGGCCTTCGTCTACACGGTTCACGCCCTTGCCAGGGCAGCCGAGGCCAATGATGAGGATACCGGCAACCATATCGTCCGGGTGGGGGAATACGGCGCCCTTCTTGCCCGGCAGCTGGGCATGTCCGACGACAAGGTGGAAATGATCCGTCTGCATTCGCGGATGCATGACGTGGGGAAGCTGCGCATCCCTGCGGCGCTCCTTTTGAAACCGGGCAAGTTCAGCGCTGCCGAGTACGAGATTATGAAGCAGCATACCGTGGAAGGGGCCAGGATCCTGGGAGAACACGTAAGACTGTCGCTGGCCGCGGAGATCGCCCTGACCCACCACGAGCGCTGGGACGGCAGCGGTTATCCGCGGGGACTGAAAGGTGAGGAGATTCCCTGGGGGGGCAGGATCACAACCCTGGCCGACCAGTACGACGCATTGAGAAATGCCCGTGTCTACAAACCGGCCATCGACCATGACACCACCTGCAGGATCATTCTCGGAGGCGACGGCAGGACCCTGCCCCAGCACTTCGATCCTTCGGTACTGAATGCCTTCAGGGCTCTTGCCGGAAAGTTTGAGGAGGTCTACGAACACCTTCACACACCATGA
- the gptM gene encoding geopeptide radical SAM maturase: MELSRYTKTYPHPDQPERVLLFSTRRGALLQVSHALLERIRCNDLSDKERDTLLRLGFLVADCEAEREEVLATFTRVNRDSRRFTAVVTLTLTCNLACPYCYEDPFRGDFTMSEETADLLVQRVTERMASGLDIVIDFYGGEALLALPLLKSIAERLKLLAGQHGVAFEFNLVTNGTLLNRPTVRELAELGLKKAKLTLDGPREIHDRQRPFVSGRGSFDAIVANIAATWDLVALQVGGNFTRDNYHRFPEMLDHLSGAGITPDMLQMVVFAPVTPKSDGSGIGDFSATCACSSEPWLIEASLYLREETLRRGFNAPKPAPAGCMIEFANDLVVGYDGGLYKCPAFMGQEELRIGSLAEGVGDYRTSHGLDAWKCDECLACPYLPLCFGGCRFLRRLASGAIDGVDCRREFFDKTLEKMIRQDLELRAPRK, encoded by the coding sequence ATGGAGCTGTCTCGCTACACGAAAACTTACCCTCATCCGGACCAGCCGGAACGGGTGCTACTGTTCTCCACCCGACGTGGGGCACTGCTGCAGGTATCGCACGCACTACTGGAACGCATCCGGTGCAACGACCTGTCGGATAAAGAACGCGATACTCTGCTGCGCCTGGGCTTTCTGGTGGCGGACTGCGAGGCCGAGCGCGAGGAGGTGTTGGCTACCTTTACGCGCGTCAACCGTGACAGCCGACGGTTTACTGCCGTGGTCACCCTGACCCTGACATGCAACCTGGCTTGTCCGTACTGTTACGAAGACCCGTTCCGCGGTGACTTTACGATGAGCGAGGAGACCGCCGACCTGCTGGTGCAGCGGGTGACGGAACGGATGGCGTCCGGTCTGGACATTGTCATCGATTTCTATGGCGGAGAGGCGTTACTAGCCTTGCCGCTGCTGAAATCCATCGCTGAGCGGTTGAAATTGTTGGCCGGACAGCACGGGGTGGCTTTCGAATTCAATCTGGTGACCAACGGTACCCTGCTGAACCGCCCGACCGTGCGGGAACTGGCGGAGTTGGGGCTGAAAAAGGCCAAGTTGACCCTGGACGGTCCCCGCGAGATCCATGACCGACAGCGTCCGTTCGTCTCCGGACGGGGCAGTTTCGATGCGATCGTGGCCAATATCGCGGCTACCTGGGATCTTGTGGCGCTGCAGGTAGGAGGCAACTTCACCCGCGACAACTATCACCGTTTTCCGGAAATGCTGGACCATCTGTCGGGTGCGGGCATTACCCCGGACATGCTGCAGATGGTGGTCTTCGCGCCGGTCACCCCCAAGTCGGACGGTAGCGGCATCGGCGATTTCAGCGCCACCTGCGCCTGCTCGTCCGAACCCTGGCTGATCGAGGCCAGCCTGTACCTGCGAGAAGAGACTCTGCGGCGCGGCTTCAACGCCCCCAAACCGGCCCCAGCCGGTTGTATGATCGAATTCGCCAACGACCTGGTGGTTGGCTACGACGGCGGTCTCTACAAATGTCCGGCCTTCATGGGACAGGAAGAGTTGCGGATTGGTTCGCTGGCTGAAGGGGTCGGCGATTACCGCACTTCCCACGGCCTGGATGCCTGGAAGTGCGATGAGTGTCTGGCCTGTCCCTACCTGCCGCTCTGTTTCGGTGGTTGCCGCTTTCTGCGTCGGCTGGCCAGTGGAGCCATCGATGGTGTCGATTGCCGCCGCGAATTTTTCGATAAAACGCTCGAAAAAATGATCCGTCAGGATCTTGAGCTACGCGCTCCCCGGAAATAA
- a CDS encoding STAS domain-containing protein produces the protein MDEVTIIKVGGTLVVPIQVELHDKAAMKLQQSILRKIEKSGAQGLLIDVSAVSIVDSFLGRLLGETAKMARLMGTTTILVGMRKEVVLTLVQLGMTLNDLCTSLNVEEGLRFLDTLLSGTPPADEGGAV, from the coding sequence ATGGACGAAGTCACCATCATCAAGGTCGGGGGAACCCTGGTCGTACCGATTCAGGTGGAACTGCACGACAAGGCCGCAATGAAGCTCCAGCAGAGCATCCTCAGGAAGATCGAGAAGAGCGGTGCCCAAGGGCTGCTCATAGATGTCTCGGCAGTATCGATCGTAGACAGTTTTCTCGGCCGGCTCCTGGGAGAAACCGCCAAGATGGCGCGGCTCATGGGAACCACTACGATACTGGTCGGGATGAGGAAAGAGGTCGTGCTCACCCTGGTGCAGTTGGGCATGACCCTTAATGATCTTTGCACCTCGCTCAATGTGGAAGAGGGGCTCCGTTTTCTGGACACGCTGCTTAGTGGAACTCCCCCCGCGGACGAGGGAGGAGCGGTATGA
- a CDS encoding anti-sigma regulatory factor produces the protein MKGKSDGTVGFSIQSDEDVILARQKVRSMAQELGFSLLDQTKLVTAVSELARNIVVHAGEGSIRVFRLEQAGRIGLTVRCEDHGPGIPDVGRAMREGFSTVGSLGLGLPGSRRLVDEFRIDSVPGKGTMVEVVKWL, from the coding sequence ATGAAAGGGAAAAGCGACGGGACAGTCGGATTTTCCATACAAAGCGATGAAGATGTGATTCTGGCCCGCCAGAAGGTGCGTTCCATGGCGCAGGAGCTGGGATTTTCCCTTCTGGATCAGACCAAGCTCGTCACGGCGGTCTCGGAATTGGCCAGGAATATCGTGGTCCACGCCGGCGAAGGAAGCATACGTGTCTTCCGGTTGGAGCAAGCGGGCAGAATCGGCCTGACTGTGCGGTGTGAGGACCATGGCCCCGGGATCCCTGATGTGGGACGCGCCATGCGTGAGGGATTCAGCACCGTCGGCTCTCTCGGGTTGGGACTGCCGGGCTCCAGGCGCCTGGTGGACGAGTTTCGCATTGACTCGGTACCCGGCAAGGGCACCATGGTCGAGGTGGTCAAATGGCTCTGA
- a CDS encoding ATP-binding SpoIIE family protein phosphatase, with the protein MALKEQRILVFVDSDILKVRRLAREAAQEAGFDQIASGEIEIVASELATNLLKHHAVDGEIVITTLNSTGRQGVELRSLDLGPGIRDIRTAVHGGVSTAGGLGIGLSGVRRLMDEFSIESQPGAMTSVVARKWLPSKDDTRMGFSVIARPKPGEDVSGDAYFIKQGRDYVFFTVLDALGHGPEAFETGRVCMAVIEENYDAPLPMIAELCHQELKGTRGAAVALCRIDFAESRLRHLSIGNVETRVYGTSVPVRPFCFNGTLGMSMERYQVRDYRWEEGATIMMYSDGISFPWDVQPEMIAASPQVVAEQVFKAFAGDNDDATVLVGR; encoded by the coding sequence ATGGCTCTGAAAGAGCAGCGTATTCTGGTGTTTGTGGACAGCGACATCCTCAAGGTCCGCCGCCTGGCCAGAGAGGCGGCCCAGGAGGCCGGCTTCGACCAGATTGCATCCGGCGAGATCGAGATAGTTGCCTCCGAGCTCGCTACCAATCTTCTCAAACATCATGCCGTGGATGGAGAGATCGTCATAACCACGCTCAACTCTACCGGCCGGCAAGGGGTTGAGCTACGTTCGCTGGACCTTGGACCGGGAATACGGGATATCAGGACCGCTGTCCACGGCGGGGTCTCCACGGCCGGCGGATTGGGGATCGGACTCTCCGGGGTCAGGAGACTGATGGACGAGTTCTCCATCGAGTCTCAGCCTGGAGCGATGACATCGGTGGTCGCCAGAAAGTGGCTTCCTTCCAAGGATGACACACGGATGGGCTTTTCGGTCATCGCCAGACCCAAGCCGGGGGAGGATGTCTCCGGCGACGCCTATTTCATCAAACAGGGCCGCGACTATGTCTTCTTTACGGTGCTGGACGCTCTGGGGCATGGCCCGGAGGCTTTTGAAACGGGCCGGGTCTGCATGGCCGTCATCGAGGAAAATTACGACGCACCACTGCCCATGATCGCAGAGCTGTGCCACCAGGAACTGAAGGGCACCAGGGGAGCGGCCGTGGCCCTCTGCCGGATCGATTTTGCGGAATCGCGGCTGCGGCACCTGAGCATCGGCAATGTGGAGACCAGGGTCTACGGTACGAGCGTGCCGGTGCGCCCCTTCTGCTTCAACGGCACTCTGGGGATGTCCATGGAGCGCTACCAGGTCCGGGACTACCGTTGGGAGGAAGGTGCAACCATCATGATGTATTCGGACGGGATCTCCTTTCCGTGGGATGTTCAACCCGAGATGATAGCCGCATCTCCTCAGGTGGTCGCAGAGCAGGTTTTCAAGGCCTTTGCCGGGGACAACGACGATGCCACCGTGCTGGTGGGAAGGTGA
- a CDS encoding ATP-binding protein, whose amino-acid sequence MNESEILRRYSALLSNFLGQMEEKALYDVSELARELVNAKIGPEVLLDIHSKCLRGIIAELDPKSASRKVMIANDLLLNGIMTYTLSFYSVMETLGEQNRELELRKQEAEAARRDADVASKAKSDFLANMSHELRTPLNSVIGFSEVLLDELFGSLNEKQKVYVNNILVSGRHLLSLINDILDLSKVEAGKMELELSRFPLRQSLQGAVALLMEKALKHGITLSLWIPPEADREIEADERKLKQIMFNLLSNAVKFTPEGGSVLVSAHCGNGADRDMPDAGGDYVAETGSAPEFVEISVTDTGIGIRPEDLKKLFIEFTQLESPYVKNQEGTGLGLALTKRLVELQGGSIRVASEYGRGCTFAFTVPLQR is encoded by the coding sequence ATGAACGAGAGTGAAATCCTTCGACGCTACAGCGCCCTGCTGTCGAACTTCCTCGGGCAGATGGAGGAGAAGGCTCTCTATGATGTGTCCGAGCTGGCCCGCGAACTGGTCAATGCCAAGATCGGCCCGGAGGTGCTGCTGGACATTCATTCCAAATGCCTGAGGGGCATCATCGCCGAACTCGATCCCAAGAGCGCCAGCAGAAAGGTGATGATCGCCAACGACCTGTTGCTGAACGGCATCATGACCTACACCCTCAGTTTCTACAGCGTCATGGAAACCCTGGGAGAGCAAAACCGGGAACTGGAACTTCGCAAGCAGGAAGCGGAAGCGGCCAGGCGGGATGCAGACGTTGCCAGCAAGGCCAAATCCGATTTCCTGGCCAACATGAGCCACGAACTGCGCACCCCCCTCAATTCGGTAATCGGTTTCTCGGAGGTTCTGCTGGATGAGCTGTTCGGCTCGCTCAACGAGAAGCAGAAAGTGTATGTGAACAACATCCTCGTGAGCGGCCGGCACTTGTTGAGCCTTATCAACGATATCCTCGACCTCTCCAAGGTGGAGGCGGGCAAGATGGAGCTGGAGCTCTCCCGCTTCCCCCTGCGGCAGTCCCTGCAGGGCGCGGTTGCCCTGCTCATGGAAAAGGCCCTCAAGCACGGCATAACCCTTTCGCTCTGGATTCCGCCGGAGGCGGACAGAGAGATCGAGGCGGACGAACGGAAACTGAAGCAGATCATGTTCAATCTTCTTTCCAATGCCGTCAAGTTCACACCGGAGGGGGGCAGCGTGCTGGTTTCGGCACACTGCGGCAATGGTGCGGACCGGGATATGCCGGATGCCGGCGGGGATTATGTGGCAGAGACTGGATCGGCTCCTGAGTTTGTCGAGATTTCGGTCACGGATACCGGTATCGGCATCCGCCCCGAAGACCTGAAAAAGCTGTTCATCGAGTTTACCCAGTTGGAATCCCCGTACGTGAAGAATCAGGAGGGAACGGGCCTCGGGCTGGCACTCACCAAGCGGCTTGTGGAGCTTCAGGGGGGAAGCATCCGGGTGGCAAGCGAATACGGCAGGGGGTGCACGTTCGCTTTTACCGTCCCATTACAGAGATGA
- a CDS encoding STAS domain-containing protein, which yields MSRKTICQEIAAIIADNQQEIISSWYQLITDKGQIIVATMGEEEMKCFMRDGISAFAKALHAGEDFRGEAYRDARELHTRLSTILAAKGVSPAEVATLVFSKKDPINTVLQKAYPQKDKLLEAISLVNRVIDQAGLYTFETFTASREAIIKEQQKALLELSAPVVKVWERILMMPLIGIMDSARTQHIMESLLTGIEENQAKVAILDISGIPVVDSLVAKHLFRTVAAAKLMGAECIITGIRARIAQTMIQLGVDLAWVTTRNTMAEGLRVALDLTGQRFVSKEV from the coding sequence ATGTCACGTAAAACTATCTGCCAGGAAATAGCCGCCATAATTGCCGACAATCAGCAGGAGATCATCTCCTCCTGGTACCAGCTGATCACCGACAAGGGGCAAATCATAGTGGCGACCATGGGAGAAGAGGAGATGAAATGCTTCATGCGCGACGGCATTTCCGCCTTTGCCAAGGCCCTGCACGCAGGGGAGGATTTCCGGGGAGAGGCCTACCGCGATGCGCGCGAGCTGCATACCAGGCTGAGTACGATCCTGGCCGCCAAAGGCGTTTCGCCGGCGGAGGTCGCCACCCTGGTCTTTTCCAAGAAGGATCCCATCAATACGGTGCTGCAGAAAGCCTATCCCCAGAAGGATAAACTGCTGGAGGCCATCAGTCTGGTAAACCGGGTGATCGACCAGGCCGGCCTGTATACCTTCGAGACCTTCACGGCCTCGCGGGAAGCGATCATAAAGGAACAGCAAAAAGCCCTGCTGGAGCTTTCCGCCCCGGTGGTCAAGGTATGGGAGAGGATCCTGATGATGCCGCTGATCGGCATTATGGACAGTGCACGGACCCAGCACATCATGGAGTCGCTCCTGACCGGGATCGAGGAGAACCAGGCCAAGGTGGCGATTCTCGATATCTCCGGCATTCCGGTGGTGGATTCCCTGGTCGCCAAGCATCTTTTCAGGACCGTAGCAGCAGCAAAGCTGATGGGGGCGGAGTGCATCATCACCGGCATACGCGCCAGGATCGCACAGACCATGATCCAGCTTGGAGTGGATCTGGCCTGGGTGACCACCAGGAACACCATGGCGGAAGGTCTGCGGGTTGCCCTGGATCTGACCGGACAGAGGTTTGTCTCCAAAGAGGTATAG